In a genomic window of Punica granatum isolate Tunisia-2019 chromosome 6, ASM765513v2, whole genome shotgun sequence:
- the LOC116212194 gene encoding sugar transport protein 11-like: protein MAGGGFVAQGHVGNYNGGVTAFVVITCIVAAMGGLLFGYDIGISGGVTSMDDFLMKFFPAVYHRMTDGSARDKNQYCKYDNHLLTLFTSSLYLAALVASFFASEITRVFGRKVSMFLGGLSFLIGAMLNGIAMNIIVLIIGRILLGVGVGFANQSVPVYLSEMAPAKIRGALNIGFQVAITIGILIANFVNYGTAEIKGGWGWRISLALAGVPALFMTIGSIFLPDTPNSIIERGHHEEAKRMLQKIRGTEDVKAELGDLIAASEAAKKVQQPWRNMFLPRYRPQLVICSLIPFFQQITGINVIMFYAPVLFKTLGFGDKASLMSAAITGVVNVLGTFVSVATVDKFGRKALFIEGGVQMIICQIAVGGMIGYKFGLTGEGSFSKGEANFLVFLICAYVAAFSWSWGPLGWLVPSEVCPLEVRSPGQAINVSVNMFFTFIIAQGFLSMLCHIKFGLFFFFGGFVILMTIFVFFFLPETKNVPIEEMNRLMKAHWFWGKYIPDEVASGDKYTA from the exons atggcAGGAGGTGGTTTCGTTGCGCAAGGCCATGTTGGGAACTACAATGGGGGTGTCACTGCCTTCGTCGTCATCACTTGCATCGTAGCTGCAATGGGAGGTCTCCTGTTCGGCTACGATATTGGTATTTCAG GTGGAGTGACGTCCATGGACGATTTCCTGATGAAGTTCTTCCCGGCAGTGTACCATAGAATGACAGACGGATCAGCACGTGACAAAAATCAGTATTGTAAATACGATAACCATTTGCTGACACTGTTCACATCTTCCCTCTACCTCGCCGCACTGGTTGCTTCCTTCTTTGCCTCTGAGATAACCCGTGTCTTTGGCCGCAAGGTGTCCATGTTCTTGGGAGGCCTATCCTTTCTCATTGGAGCTATGCTCAATGGCATTGCCATGAACATCATAGTGCTCATCATCGGACGCATATTGCTTGGTGTTGGCGTGGGATTTGCTAACCAG TCGGTTCCAGTCTACCTGTCAGAAATGGCACCGGCAAAAATCAGAGGAGCACTCAATATCGGGTTCCAAGTTGCGATCACAATTGGCATTCTTATTGCGAATTTTGTCAACTATGGAACTGCAGAGATCAAGGGTGGATGGGGTTGGAGAATTTCCTTGGCTCTTGCAGGGGTCCCTGCCCTGTTCATGACCATCGGATCTATCTTCCTTCCGGACACCCCCAATTCCATCATTGAGCGAGGCCACCACGAGGAGGCCAAGCGTATGTTGCAAAAGATCCGTGGCACCGAAGACGTCAAAGCGGAGTTGGGGGACCTAATTGCAGCAAGCGAAGCTGCCAAGAAGGTGCAACAACCGTGGAGGAACATGTTCCTCCCAAGATACAGACCTCAACTCGTCATCTGCTCTCTCATTCCATTCTTCCAGCAAATCACTGGCATCAACGTCATCATGTTCTATGCTCCTGTTCTCTTCAAGACTTTGGGCTTTGGCGACAAGGCATCCCTCATGTCTGCAGCTATAACTGGTGTCGTTAATGTTCTTGGGACCTTTGTTTCCGTTGCTACGGTTGATAAGTTCGGGAGGAAAGCTCTCTTCATTGAAGGTGGCGTTCAGATGATCATTTGCCAG ATTGCTGTAGGAGGCATGATCGGCTACAAGTTCGGATTGACGGGCGAAGGGTCCTTCAGTAAGGGCGAGGCCAACTTCCTGGTGTTCCTAATCTGTGCTTACGTAGCGGCCTTTTCGTGGTCCTGGGGCCCGCTGGGGTGGCTGGTACCTAGTGAGGTCTGCCCACTAGAAGTCCGATCACCTGGTCAGGCAATTAATGTGTCCGTCAACATGTTTTTCACCTTCATCATTGCTCAGGGCTTCCTTTCCATGCTCTGCCACATCAAATTTggtctcttctttttcttcggtGGCTTCGTGATCCTCATGACCATCTTCGtgttcttcttcttgcctGAGACGAAGAACGTCCCAATTGAAGAGATGAACAGGCTTATGAAGGCTCATTGGTTTTGGGGTAAATACATCCCCGATGAAGTGGCCTCTGGGGACAAGTACACTGCATGA